In Parasphingorhabdus halotolerans, a single window of DNA contains:
- a CDS encoding YbaB/EbfC family nucleoid-associated protein, whose protein sequence is MKSMEEMMKAAQEAAQTVQTQMEEAQKKLDSLEVEGKSGGGLVSVKATAKGRILGVSIDDSLIKAEEKGILEDLVAAAFNDARDKADALSNQEMSKMTSGMQLPPGFKLPF, encoded by the coding sequence ATGAAATCAATGGAAGAAATGATGAAAGCCGCGCAAGAAGCGGCGCAAACCGTTCAGACACAGATGGAAGAGGCGCAGAAAAAGCTCGACAGTCTAGAAGTGGAAGGCAAATCTGGCGGTGGACTGGTTTCTGTTAAAGCCACTGCCAAGGGCCGGATACTGGGGGTTAGCATTGATGACAGTCTCATAAAAGCAGAAGAAAAGGGCATTTTGGAAGATCTGGTCGCCGCAGCGTTTAACGATGCGCGGGACAAAGCCGATGCGTTGAGCAACCAAGAAATGAGCAAGATGACGAGCGGTATGCAGTTACCCCCAGGTTTTAAACTCCCTTTTTAG
- a CDS encoding DNA polymerase III subunit gamma/tau: protein MSDSSDIFAASDVEAPEQPAPGSAQPYRVLARKYRPSSFDELIGQDAMVQTLGNAIKRDRLAHAFLMTGVRGVGKTTTARLIAKALNCIGEDGQGGPTINPCGKCEPCRSIAEGSFIDVIEMDAASHTGVDDVREIIEAVRYSSVSARYKIYIIDEVHMLSKNAFNALLKTLEEPPSHVKFIFATTEVNKVPITVLSRCQRFDLKRITPELLAENFRMICEKEGVEADDDALNLIAQAAEGSARDGQSILDQAIAHADMDGGGRIKATQIREMLGLSDRSAVRRLFGHLLAGDSTALLDAIGEHYKIGVEPLSLMNGLLSLSHQVTLYKVGRANDPTLSEEAKAQLAQWSEELSYPVLHRLWQLLLKGYEEVQQAHLPREACDMALLRVLCAAEMPDPGTLTKMLSDAQSTASPATQKTVPESAQSSEPVAAKTLEVANDIPQNASDSRLPKTFDEAVELIGGVDAKLEGFLRSYMRLIEFSPPKIIFEKSASLRADDIKTMAGLLQNITGVQWQIAEGVGEANPSISEQIQLDKEAERQAILDTPLVKAAMKAFPDAELLDEVTDDNLPESRSS, encoded by the coding sequence ATGTCCGATTCATCTGATATTTTTGCAGCCAGCGACGTCGAAGCGCCGGAGCAACCGGCACCCGGTTCCGCGCAACCTTATCGCGTATTGGCGCGGAAATACCGGCCTTCCAGCTTTGACGAGTTGATTGGGCAGGACGCGATGGTGCAGACGCTAGGCAATGCCATTAAACGCGACCGGCTCGCCCATGCATTCCTGATGACCGGCGTCCGCGGGGTCGGGAAAACAACGACCGCGCGCCTTATCGCCAAAGCGCTCAACTGCATTGGCGAAGACGGGCAGGGCGGACCGACCATCAATCCGTGCGGCAAATGCGAACCTTGCCGATCAATTGCCGAAGGCAGTTTTATTGATGTCATCGAGATGGATGCCGCTAGCCATACCGGAGTTGATGACGTTCGCGAAATTATCGAAGCCGTGCGCTATTCCTCGGTTTCCGCGCGTTACAAGATCTACATTATAGACGAAGTCCACATGCTGTCGAAAAACGCGTTCAACGCACTGTTGAAAACGCTGGAGGAACCGCCTAGCCATGTGAAATTCATATTCGCGACGACTGAAGTGAACAAAGTGCCGATCACGGTGCTGTCCCGCTGCCAACGCTTTGATTTGAAGCGGATTACCCCGGAGCTGCTGGCCGAAAATTTTCGCATGATATGTGAAAAGGAAGGCGTTGAAGCCGACGACGATGCTCTCAATCTGATTGCGCAAGCGGCCGAAGGATCTGCGCGCGATGGCCAGTCGATTTTGGATCAGGCCATTGCTCATGCCGATATGGACGGCGGCGGCAGGATCAAAGCCACACAAATCCGGGAAATGCTGGGCCTGTCGGATCGCAGCGCCGTGCGCCGTTTATTTGGCCATTTGCTGGCTGGCGATTCGACTGCATTGCTAGATGCCATTGGCGAGCATTATAAAATCGGGGTGGAGCCGCTTTCCTTGATGAATGGCTTGTTGTCGCTTTCGCATCAAGTGACGCTCTACAAAGTCGGTCGCGCCAATGATCCGACGTTGTCCGAAGAGGCTAAAGCCCAGCTCGCACAATGGTCGGAAGAACTTTCTTATCCAGTTCTCCACAGGCTATGGCAGCTTCTTCTCAAAGGTTATGAAGAGGTGCAACAGGCACATCTTCCACGCGAGGCTTGCGATATGGCATTGCTGCGCGTGCTTTGTGCGGCAGAAATGCCTGATCCCGGCACACTAACGAAGATGCTGAGTGACGCGCAATCAACTGCCTCGCCCGCGACACAGAAAACAGTTCCTGAATCGGCGCAATCATCAGAGCCTGTCGCTGCGAAAACGCTGGAAGTCGCTAATGATATTCCGCAGAACGCTTCCGATAGCCGGTTGCCGAAGACTTTTGATGAGGCGGTCGAGTTGATCGGTGGTGTCGATGCGAAACTTGAAGGTTTTCTTAGGAGCTACATGCGGTTGATCGAATTTAGTCCTCCCAAGATTATATTCGAAAAATCAGCGTCGTTGCGGGCTGATGATATTAAGACAATGGCTGGATTGTTGCAGAATATAACCGGAGTGCAATGGCAGATTGCCGAAGGGGTTGGCGAAGCGAACCCAAGTATTTCCGAACAAATTCAGCTGGATAAAGAGGCCGAGCGCCAGGCCATTCTCGATACCCCGTTGGTCAAAGCGGCGATGAAGGCCTTTCCGGATGCCGAATTGCTGGATGAAGTGACAGACGATAATTTACCAGAATCAAGGAGCTCATAG
- the bla gene encoding class A beta-lactamase, translated as MLDRRNFIRAMGLAAAATVSLPLRAAEKPTVFKYQDSAARRAIEALEKSTGGRLGVALTRKNGEIDFAYRGDERFAMCSTFKLPLAWAVLEAGQKGLLDLKAPIALTENDLVPYAPFVEERLRDGGETNLHELIEAAVITSDNAAANLALEAIGGPEALTRYFRSQGDTITRLDRIEPDLNENRIGDVRDTTSPAAFSQLIHEIMIKNPCCSSKTIVYEWMARSQTGLARIRLGIPYGWPVGNKTGTAPDGLAYNDVAIFWPSFAGYDGDDPRILSIFMDRPTAPAAEVERRIAEVAKIAAWIAARKYDT; from the coding sequence ATGCTGGATCGTCGGAATTTCATTAGAGCTATGGGCTTGGCTGCGGCTGCAACGGTATCATTGCCGTTAAGGGCCGCAGAAAAGCCGACTGTATTCAAATATCAGGATAGCGCCGCAAGGCGTGCAATTGAAGCACTTGAAAAAAGTACGGGCGGTAGATTGGGCGTTGCTCTCACGCGGAAAAATGGCGAGATTGATTTTGCTTATCGCGGCGACGAACGCTTTGCGATGTGTTCGACATTCAAACTGCCACTTGCGTGGGCTGTGCTTGAAGCAGGCCAGAAAGGTCTGCTAGATCTCAAAGCCCCGATTGCGCTTACGGAAAATGACCTCGTGCCTTATGCGCCATTTGTTGAGGAGCGGCTGCGAGACGGCGGTGAAACAAATTTGCATGAACTGATCGAAGCGGCAGTAATAACAAGCGATAATGCCGCAGCAAATTTGGCTCTCGAGGCAATCGGCGGGCCGGAAGCCCTGACGCGCTATTTTCGCTCACAAGGTGATACAATCACGAGGCTCGACAGGATTGAGCCTGATCTCAACGAAAACCGAATTGGTGATGTAAGGGATACCACAAGTCCAGCAGCATTCTCGCAACTTATTCATGAAATCATGATAAAAAACCCCTGTTGCAGCAGTAAAACTATCGTTTACGAATGGATGGCTCGCAGCCAAACAGGGCTGGCGCGGATTCGACTGGGTATCCCTTATGGATGGCCGGTGGGAAATAAGACCGGGACCGCGCCAGATGGTCTGGCCTACAACGATGTGGCAATATTCTGGCCTTCGTTTGCTGGTTACGATGGCGATGACCCACGGATATTATCGATTTTTATGGATCGTCCGACTGCTCCTGCGGCGGAAGTCGAGCGCAGGATCGCCGAAGTCGCGAAGATTGCTGCATGGATTGCGGCACGGAAATATGACACTTGA
- a CDS encoding 2Fe-2S iron-sulfur cluster-binding protein: protein MSEIAVNFVSADGQRTVTAKATEGECLLTVAQIHDQPLEGTCEGQMACSTCHVIVDARDFDKLPEATEMEEDMLDLAAGARRTSRLACQITLTEALDGLTVRIPAESRNMQGL from the coding sequence ATGAGCGAGATCGCAGTTAATTTTGTAAGTGCAGATGGCCAGCGAACTGTGACCGCCAAAGCCACAGAGGGTGAATGCTTGCTGACCGTAGCGCAAATCCACGATCAACCGCTGGAAGGCACTTGCGAAGGACAGATGGCTTGTTCCACTTGCCACGTCATTGTCGACGCGAGGGATTTCGATAAATTACCGGAGGCGACCGAGATGGAAGAAGACATGCTAGACTTGGCAGCCGGTGCGCGGCGCACGAGCCGGTTGGCGTGTCAGATTACCCTCACGGAGGCGCTGGATGGATTGACGGTGCGGATACCGGCCGAAAGCCGAAATATGCAGGGATTGTAA
- a CDS encoding cysteine desulfurase family protein: MTEPIYLDNQATTPLAPEVFEAMVPWLRDNFGNPHSPHILGRKSAAAVEVARQQVCALLPNDGEMIFTGSATEAINLGFGAVKAFLSEGRNKIVVLVSEHAAVRDTALSYQAQGFEVILHPVGSDGLVSMEQMEATIDQKTALVAAMLVNNEIGVIQPVGAITDIAHKAGALMFCDAVQGYGRVAIPTNIDMIALSGHKIYGPKGIGALWVKNGLKVPTLIHGGGQERGVRSGTLSPALCVGLGKATELCADRWDADAMSIANLAKSAREKFANWTVNGSQDQRYPGNLNIRRDGLDVARLMSDVRGVAFSAGSACASGSGRPSHVLAALGLQPAEIKSSIRLGFGRYTTVEEIEQAASLINRAAEEQL, encoded by the coding sequence ATGACAGAACCGATTTACCTCGATAATCAGGCAACAACGCCACTGGCACCAGAGGTATTTGAGGCAATGGTGCCGTGGCTCCGCGATAACTTCGGTAATCCCCATAGTCCGCATATTCTTGGGAGAAAGTCTGCTGCTGCAGTCGAAGTAGCACGACAGCAGGTTTGTGCGCTACTGCCCAATGATGGAGAAATGATATTTACCGGTAGCGCAACGGAGGCGATCAATCTCGGTTTTGGCGCGGTGAAGGCTTTTCTGTCGGAGGGTCGCAATAAGATTGTCGTTTTGGTGAGTGAACATGCAGCTGTGAGAGACACGGCGCTGTCCTATCAGGCGCAGGGTTTTGAGGTGATACTGCATCCGGTCGGCAGTGATGGCCTTGTTTCGATGGAACAGATGGAAGCCACAATCGACCAAAAAACTGCGCTCGTTGCTGCCATGCTGGTCAACAACGAAATTGGTGTCATTCAGCCGGTTGGAGCCATAACCGATATCGCTCACAAAGCCGGCGCGCTTATGTTTTGCGATGCTGTGCAAGGCTATGGACGTGTCGCGATTCCGACAAATATTGATATGATCGCGCTCTCCGGGCACAAGATTTACGGACCAAAGGGCATTGGCGCACTTTGGGTGAAAAATGGTCTGAAGGTGCCAACATTGATCCACGGCGGTGGGCAGGAGCGTGGCGTGCGCTCAGGAACATTGTCTCCGGCTTTGTGTGTGGGGCTTGGGAAGGCGACTGAGCTTTGCGCTGACCGCTGGGATGCGGACGCGATGTCTATCGCCAATCTCGCTAAAAGCGCCCGCGAAAAATTTGCCAATTGGACGGTGAACGGGTCTCAGGATCAGCGCTATCCAGGCAATCTCAATATCCGCCGTGATGGACTGGACGTTGCGCGGCTTATGTCTGATGTGCGCGGGGTCGCCTTTTCTGCAGGGTCCGCCTGCGCCAGTGGATCGGGCAGGCCCAGCCACGTTCTGGCAGCGCTCGGTTTGCAACCGGCGGAAATCAAATCATCAATCCGCTTGGGCTTTGGTCGATATACAACAGTGGAAGAAATCGAACAGGCGGCCTCACTGATAAATCGGGCAGCGGAGGAGCAGCTATGA